One Bombina bombina isolate aBomBom1 chromosome 5, aBomBom1.pri, whole genome shotgun sequence DNA segment encodes these proteins:
- the LOC128661422 gene encoding tigger transposable element-derived protein 1-like — MPGFKAAKDRLTLLLGANAAGDLKLKPMMIYHSDNPRALKNYAKSSLPVYYKSNTKAWMTASLFTTWFTDYFKPTVEAYCKEKKIPFKILMLTDNAPSHPRALMEMYNEIQVVFLPANTTSILQPMDQGVIATFKAYYLKKTFTAAITALDSDASDGATQNKLKAFWKGFTILDAIKAIRDSWNEVSESALRRVWKKLIPTFMDDVPGLETSVEEVNASVVDMARQLELEVEPEDVTELLASHDQPLTDEDLIMIEEQRRLFLETDGSTDEDPVCIREMPTKELEEYVNLIETGLAGLEQIDGNFERSSSVNKIVSNGIACYKEILRERKRQSMKQTSLLSYFNKVPQPSSSPSTSRPDESLSSSPPSKLICIENSDDES, encoded by the coding sequence GGTGCTAATGCAGCTGGTGATTTGAAGCTGAAGCCTATGATGATCTACCATTCTGACAATCCCAGGGCTCTGAAAAACTATGCTAAATCTAGCCTGCCTGTTTACTACAAATCAAACACTAAAGCCTGGATGACTGCAAGTCTATTTACAACATGGTTTACAGATTATTTTAAACCCACAGTTGAAGCCTACTGCaaggaaaaaaaaattccttttaaaatTTTAATGCTTACTGACAATGCACCTTCTCACCCACGAGCATTAATGGAAATGTACAATGAGATTCAAGTTGTTTTCTTGCCTGCAAACACCACATCTATTCTTCAGCCTATGGATCAGGGAGTGATTGCAACCTTCAAAGCATATTATTTGAAGAAGACATTTACTGCTGCTATAACTGCCTTAGATAGCGATGCATCTGATGGTGCTACACAGAACAAATTAAAAGCCTTCTGGAAAGGATTTACAATTCTAGATGCTATTAAAGCAATTAGAGATTCCTGGAATGAAGTTTCAGAATCAGCATTGAGACGTGTGTGGAAAAAGCTAATCCCCACCTTTATGGATGATGTTCCCGGCCTTGAGACTTCGGTAGAGGAAGTCAATGCTAGCGTTGTGGACATGGCTAGACAACTGGAACTAGAAGTGGAGCCTGAAGATGTTACAGAATTGCTTGCATCTCATGACCAGCCATTGACAGATGAAGATTTGATTATGATTGAAGAGCAAAGAAGACTGTTTCTTGAAACTGATGGTTCTACTGATGAAGACCCAGTTTGCATTAGGGAAATGCCAACAAAAGAATTAGAGGAATATGTCAATTTAATTGAAACGGGTTTGGCAGGTTTGGAGCAGATTGATGGCAATTTTGAAAGAAGTTCTTCAGTTAATAAAATTGTGTCAAATGGAATTGCATGTTATAAAGAAATACTTCGAGAAAGGAAGCGTCAGTCCATGAAGCAAACTTCTTTGCTATCATattttaataaagtcccacagccaTCATCATCACCTTCAACATCAAGACCTGATGAATCTTTGTCAAGTTCTCCACCTTCAAAACTGATTTGCATTGAAAACTCAGATGATGAATCATAA